The proteins below are encoded in one region of Dioscorea cayenensis subsp. rotundata cultivar TDr96_F1 chromosome 18, TDr96_F1_v2_PseudoChromosome.rev07_lg8_w22 25.fasta, whole genome shotgun sequence:
- the LOC120281749 gene encoding 60S ribosomal protein L27a-3-like, with translation MTTRFKKNRKKRGHVSAGHGRIGKHRKHPGGRGNAGGMHHHRILFDKYHPGYFGKVGMRYFHRLRNKFHRPILNLDRIWSLVPEDVAAKADASSGSVPLVDVTQFGYFKVLGKGQLPEGKSVIVKAKLVSKIAEKKIKEAGGAVVLTA, from the coding sequence ATGACGACGAGGTTCAAGAAGAACAGGAAGAAGAGAGGCCACGTTAGCGCCGGCCATGGCCGTATCGGCAAGCACCGGAAGCATCCCGGTGGGCGTGGTAACGCTGGAGGTATGCACCATCACCGTATTCTCTTTGACAAGTATCATCCTGGGTACTTCGGCAAGGTCGGTATGCGCTACTTCCACCGTCTTCGCAACAAGTTCCACCGGCCTATCCTCAACCTTGACCGCATCTGGTCCCTCGTCCCGGAGGATGTCGCTGCTAAGGCCGATGCATCGTCAGGATCGGTTCCGTTGGTGGATGTCACCCAGTTTGGCTACTTCAAGGTGCTAGGCAAGGGGCAGCTGCCGGAGGGGAAGTCTGTGATCGTGAAGGCGAAGCTTGTGTCGAAGATCGCGGAGAAGAAGATCAAGGAAGCTGGTGGCGCGGTCGTTCTCACTGCTTGA